The genomic region GAGAACGTGTTTGAGGATGACCCGGGAGGGGGGCAAGCCCAGGGCAATGGCCGCCTCGATGTAGCTCTTCCGCCGGAGGACCGCGATCCGGGCCCGGAGCAACTCCGCGGCGGCGGGGATGTTCGTAATTCCCACCACGAGAAGAATCAAGTAGATGTCGGCACGGAAAAGGGCGACGACGAGAAGGATGAGCACGAGCTTGGGAAGGGACTCCAGGAGCTGCAACAGCAAACCCACGACCGTATCGAAGCGCGCCGGCCAGAAGCCGGCCAGCACCCCGAGGAGCGATCCGAAGAGGAGGCTCACGGAGACGGAGAGAAGCCCGGGCAAGAAGAAAGCCTGGGTCCCCACCATGATGCGCGACAGGAGGTCGCGGCCCACAAAGTCCGTCCCGAGCAGGTGGGCGGCGCTGGGGAGGGCATTCACCGCCCCCAGATCCATCGCGTCGGGATCGTGGGGCAGGACCTTCAGGACTGAAGCAACGTAGACGCCCACGACCAGGGTCGCCATGCCCGTCCCGAACACGGTGGCCACGGTTCGATGAAGGGGCCAGGATCGGACCCGTTGCCAGGCCGAGGGCTCCAGGGCGAGCTCCAGGAAGCGGCTCATGCCCTCCGCACCCCCCACCCCCCCAGTACTTGGCTCACATTGCCCCTTAGTCCGCGAGCTGGGGGTTGACCGCTACCTGCACCGCCTCCTTGATGATGTGGCCGGTCCGCACGATCAGGGCGGCCAGAAGCGTCACCCCGAGGAGGGTCGGGTAGTCGCGGTCGGACGCCGCCTGCCACGTGAGGCGTCCCATGCCCGGCCAGTTGAAGACCTGCTCCACCACGATGGCCCCCCCGAGCACATAGGGGATCTTGTTGGCCAGAAGGGAGGAGAGGGGCATGACGAAACCGTCTTTGTAAAGATGACGCCAGAGGCTAGCGCCCTTGGCGCGTGCCGTCCGGATGTAGTCCTCTCCCAGCACGCCTTGGAGATGGGTCCGGAGGTGCCGCGTCACCTCGGAGACGGTGCCGTTTCCGAGCCCCAGCACGACCACGGGGACAAGAAAAAACGCCCAGTTCCCGGGGGGGGCCCCCGCCCCCATCATCAGGGGCAGCACGTGGAAGCGGGTGGTGGCGAGATAGATCGCGAGGTACCCCAGCCAGAACACGGGCAGCCCGGACAGGACATAGCCGAGGGCGGTGAGACCGGAAGCCCACAGGGGGTGGCGCCCCATGGCGACGAGGTAGGCGGTGACGGCCGCGAAGAGGAGGGTCAGGGTCATGGCGCTCCCCGCGAGGAGGAGGGTGCGCCAGCCCGTCCGCCACAGCTCGAGCGTGACCGGGCGTCCGCTGCGCAGGGAGTGTCCCAGATCCCCCTGGACCAAGCGGCTGAGCCAGACTCCGTAGCGCACGGGCAGGCTCCGATCGAGGCCCAACTCGTGGCGTACGGCTTCGACCTCCGGCGGGGAGAGGTTCTGGACGTTGACGTAGAGCGCCACCGGGTCCCCGGGAGCCAGGTTCAAGAGGACGAACATGGCCATGGTCACGAGCAGGAAGAGGACCGCCGTCCGCGTCCCCTCGCGCAGCAACGCCCGTCTGATCCGCTTCAGCACCCGAGTCCTCCGCTCGGAGGGGGCCCCTCCCGAGCGTGGCGCCTCATTGCTCCTTTTTCGCTATGTACCAGGTGTCTGCGAAGGTGAACAGCTTGAAGGGATGCAGCTCCACGTGGCGGACCTTCTTGTGGATGGCCGCGTAGTTGGTCAGGGTCCAGAGGAACGTGTAGGGCTGCTCGTCGGACAGGAGGGCGTGCAGCCGCTGGTTGATGGTGCGCTGCTTCTCCCGGTCCAGCGTGGTCTTGGCCTCCACGATCATCGCATCGATCTCCGGGTTCGAGTAGCCCACGAAGTTGTTCCGCCAAGCTCCCGTCTCCCCCGAGTGGAAGAGGGTCGAGATGTCCGCGGAGTCATCGAAGGCCCAGTTGGCGATGACCATGTCGAAGTCGTGGTCCACGAAGACGTCTTGCTTCCAGGCCTGCCACTCCCGGAACTCAAGGTTGATCTTGATCCCCACCTGCTTCAAGTAGTTCTGGAAGGCCAGGGCCACGCGCTTGACGGTCTCGTTCTCCTTCTCGATGGGGATCTTGAGGGTGAACTGGAGCGGCTTTCCCTCATCGGTCTGGAGGTAGCCGTCGGAGCCCGTCTTGGAGTACCCGGCCTGGGCGAGAAGCTCCTTGGCCCGGGCGGGATTGAAGGGGACGGGCTTGACGTCCAGGTTGTAGGCCCAGCTTCCGGGCGCGAAGGGACCCGAGATCAGGGCTCCGCGTCCAGAGTAGAACGAATCGAGCATTTCTTGGCGGTTGGTTGCGAAGGTGATGGCCTGGCGCACCTCCTTCTTCGCCAGGTGCGGGTTTCGGTAGTTGTGACCGAAAAAGGCGTAGGAGAGGGCGTTGTAAGGATAGAGGTTGAATCGTTTGTCTCCCTGAATCTGGGCGATATCCCGCGAGTTCACCTCGACTACCATGTCCGCGGAGTTGAAGAGCAGGGCCTGGGTGAGAACGTTCTTGTCCGCGAAGGGCTTCAGGATGACGCGGTCGAGGTGGGGGCGGCCCTTGTAGTAGGAGGGGTTGGCCTCCATCACCACATCGCCCTCGTCCGTGAGCTGGCTGAGCTGGAAGGGGCCGGTTCCCACGGGGTTCTGGACGAAGGGATCGTCGCGGGACAGGAAATCGGGGTTCTTGAGGGCGAAGGTCGGCACCACCTTGAAGGAGAGCCGACCCAGCGCGTTCACGATCGGCCGCTTCAGCGTTATCTCCACCGTCTGGGCATCGAGCTTGCGGGCCTCGGCCACGAGCTCGTACGCGGCCTTCAGGGGCGTGAGGGTCTTCGGTTGGCGGATCACCTCCAGGCTCCCGACCACATCATCCGCGGTCACGGTCCGGTCCCCCACCCCCGCCTTCGAGTGCCACTTCACGTCGCTCCGCAGCGTGAAGGTGTAGACCCGGTTGTCCGGGGACACGCTCCACTTCTCCGCCAGATCGGGCACCACCTCGTTCTTGGGGGAGAAGCTCACGAGGCCGTTGAACAGCAGCTCGGTGAGACGAAGCCCGACCATGTCATTGGTCGTGATGGGGTCCAGAGTGGCCGGACGCCCGTACTCCCCGTAGACGAGCTTTCCCCCATCGGGGAAGCCGTCGTCGCGGCCGCCCGCGATCCCGGAGGCGGAAAGAGCAAGGAGTCCAGCCACGACGCCGGCGACCATTGCGCACTTCATAGACACCTCCACGTACCAGTGCTCACTGGCTGATTCGGGCCTCGCCGCCGGCCCTTTGCCGCGCGGCATAGATCCCCTGCAAATTCCACTGGAGCGGCCGCAGCCCGGGGAACGTCTTTGAAAGCTCGAACAGGGTCTCCAGTGACTGGGGGTACTCGTGATCGCGATAGCTCGTGGCGGCGAGGGCCACGAGCAGGAGGGGGTCGTTCCATTCCAGCTTGTTCTTGTTGGACTTGTCGCGGTGCTCGGAGAGGGCGGCCAGGAGGACCGCCGGATCGTCGCCTTGGCGCAAGCGGGCCAGACCCCACTTCCCCACCAGGGAGCCGGGCGGGCGTTCGGGGGAGGCGGCCAGCAGGTCCCGCAGCCGCGCCTCGAGCTTGGAAGCGAAGGGCTCGACCTTCGACACATCCCCGCGCTTGAGCTCGGCCCACAGCAGAACCGCCTCCGGCTCGGAACGGGTGTTTTCCCAGAGGGGCGCCAGCTCGGTGGCGGGCGGAGGGTGGCCGCTCCAGGCCAGCGCGGCGAGCAGGACGTGCGCGGCCGCCTCCAGATCGGGGCTCGGCGAAGACCCGCTCGCCTCTTTCAGGAACGTCGCCGCCTCGCCAAGGGCACCGAGATGAAAAAGACTCAACCCCGCGTAGTAGGCGGCCAGGCCTCTTTCGATACCGGCTCCCCCCACGGCCAGGGGCTTCAACGCCACCACCGCCCGTTCCCAGCAAACGCGCTCCCAGGCGACGGCGAGCAGCGGATCATGAAAACGCAGGACCTTTTTCGGATCGGCGTTCTCCTCCACGTCGGGGGAATCGAGGATGAGCCCGGAGAGAAGTGCCTCCGCCTCCGTCGCCCGGCCGGCCCGGTAGAGGACGGCGGCCAGCAGGAGCTTGTCCTTGCGACCCTCCCGGGGGGGGCCCGACTGCGGCTCGGCCACACCGCTCGAGAGCAGTCGGCAGAATCGGCTCTCCGGAGCCTGGTCCTGGAGCGCGGCCGCGGCCTCCGGGGCGCGACCCAGGCGATGGAGGGCGAGGGCCCGCCGGAAGCGGGCGGTGGCCTTCCATTCCGGAGGAAGGGGGGACTGGGCGGCGGCCAGTAGCTGCCGCTCGGCCTCGCCGTTTCGCTCGACTTCGATCTGATACAGCCCCTTGAAAAGCGGGATCCAAACTACGCTCCGATTCGCCTTGGCCGCCTCGAGCTCCTCCAGGTAGGCCAGCCCCACCTCGCTTCCGAAGCGGCGCAGGCCGCGGTAGAACTCGGCCTCCCGCACGTAGGACCGCCCGATGAGGAAGGTCGCTGCGGGACGGTCCTTCTCGGGGATCACGCCCCACTGGGAGCGGAGTTGACCCCGGGCCTCCTCCCAGTGGTTCTGCCGGAAGAGCTCCTGCGCCCCTTCGAGGCCCGGCTTGGCCGCGGCCTCCGCCACCACGGGCGAGACCGCCAAGAGGAGGACGCCGAAATGCCGTTTCCTCAAGGCGTTCGCACCAGCGAGGCTACGAAGATGTCATCCCAGCTCGCGACTTGGGCCCGAAACGCCAGCAGGCCGGTACGGGAGCAGGTCAGGTCGTGGTTCATGCGCGTCTGGGTCTCGAGCCGCAGCTCCTCGCGGGTCTCCGTATCCACGATGTAGATCGGATTCCATTCCGCCTTGAGGTTTCGGGCGTAGACGATGGTTCGCCCCCAGGGGAGCCAGGCCGGGCCCACCTCGAGATCGGTCACCACGTTGACCGCAACCACGAGCTTGGCCAGGGCCGCGCCCTTGGTAGGACCGGTGCCGTCCGCGGGGACGGCCACGATCGACCACTCCTTCTCCTCGCCGATGGGGCTGTAGTTCGAGTAGAAGGCCACCAGGCCTCCGTCCGGCGAGAAGGTAGGGCGCAGGTCGTCGTACTTCCAAGCGCTGAGTTGCCGCGCCGTCGCGGAGGATGCGAGCGCATCAATGATGAAGACGTCGTGGTTGTCGTTGTCTCCGGAGGTGTAGGCAACGAACCGCGAGTCCGGTGACCAGGTGGGATAAAGGTCCACCTTGTCCCCCGTGGTCAGCTGCCGCTCGGCGCCGGTGGTAAGGTCCCGGAGGAACAGCTTGCCGATGCCCGCGCGGGCAGAGACGTAGACCAGCCAACGCCCGTCCGGCGAGACCGCGGGGTGACCGTCCTCCTTCGACTGGGCGGTCAGGGCCTTCGGAGGCGCTCCCCCCAGCGCCCCCTCATAGAGCCGGTAGATCCCGGTTCCGGCGTTTCCTGTGAACACGAAGCTCTTGGCGTCGGGGTAGAAGGAGATCTGGGCGTTGAAGGAGTCATCGGACCGGCTCCCGCCGAGAAGCGCCTCCTCCGCGGTAGCCGCCGCCCTCGCCGGTTGCGAACTGATGCGCTCCACCGCCCCTCCGGGGGCCAGGGTGTCCACCACAAAGATGGCCTGGGCGGAGCCGTTCCTGCGCTCGAAGCTCAGGTAGCGCCCGTTGGGGGAGAACCGGGGGTTCCACTCGTTCTGATCCGGGGTGGCGGTTACGTTCCGGGGCAAAACCTGACGCGGGATGGTGGTCAGGGTCCGGGAGAGAACCCCGAGGCCGGGCGTGCCCCCCGCGTCGTCGGGGCGCGGCCCCGCTGGGCGGCCCCCCCAGACGGCGGACGCCGCGGAAATGCCGCCCAGCCACAGCCCGAGTCCGACCAGCGCCGGAAGGAACCGGGACCGGTTCACTCCACCTCCTTGAGCTTCCTTCGGACCTCCTCGTAGTAGTGCTCCGCGCCCGCACGGGCCTGCTTGACGTCCTCGTGGCTCTGGAGCGAGGCGGGGAAGAAGTCGAAGTACTCTTTCCACCGCGCCGACGTCTCCTGAAGCAGGCCCTCCTCCCCGCGGGCGTGGTAGAGCTTGTGGGAGGCCAAGGCGAGAAAGTACAGGGTGTCGTGGGTGGCTTGATCGTGCTTGTCCTGGGGGAAGAACCGCTTGTTGCTGCGGGCGATGAGCAACTCATCGATGGCTTTCTGGTAACCCTCCGGTGTCCCCAGCAGGTAGTAGGCCCGGCCCAGGTTAAGGAACGTCACTGCGAAGCGCTTGTTGACCAGCTCCCGGTTCTCGGGGAGATCCAGGACCTTCTGGTACTCGGCGATGGCCTTGGTGGGGTCCTGCTTTTCGTCCAGGTAGATGCCGGCCAGCCGGTGATGCGCGGCCGAGTAATCCGGGTGCCCGGGCTGCACCTGGGCGAGGAGCGCGATGGCCCCCTCGACGTCCCCCTTCTGGATGAGGGCATCGCTCTGCGACAGCACGTTCTTCTGGAGGGTGATGCGGCGGGAGCCCGTGTAGTCCTCCTCGAGGCCTTTGAACTCCATGACCTTGTCGTACGTGCGCCACTCCTCCCCCGCCACCTCCAGCTTGACCCGATGGAAGCCCAGGAGAACGTCGGTCTCCAGGGGGGTCATGCCAACCTCGGCGTCGTCCACCAGAACGCGCGCCCCGGAGGGTTGGGATTCCATCTTCAAGCGCGCCAAGGTCTGGGGCAGCAGGACCGTCTTCTCCTCCGGGGCGGGGCCCACCTT from Vicinamibacteria bacterium harbors:
- a CDS encoding ABC transporter permease, producing the protein MSRFLELALEPSAWQRVRSWPLHRTVATVFGTGMATLVVGVYVASVLKVLPHDPDAMDLGAVNALPSAAHLLGTDFVGRDLLSRIMVGTQAFFLPGLLSVSVSLLFGSLLGVLAGFWPARFDTVVGLLLQLLESLPKLVLILLVVALFRADIYLILLVVGITNIPAAAELLRARIAVLRRKSYIEAAIALGLPPSRVILKHVLWLHGRGLVLIQATIGMGEAILIETSLSYLGFGVQEPTPSWGNMVALGKDYFFRGELWLSTVPAGAILLTVLGFHLLGDALLERLEASGA
- a CDS encoding ABC transporter substrate-binding protein; its protein translation is MKCAMVAGVVAGLLALSASGIAGGRDDGFPDGGKLVYGEYGRPATLDPITTNDMVGLRLTELLFNGLVSFSPKNEVVPDLAEKWSVSPDNRVYTFTLRSDVKWHSKAGVGDRTVTADDVVGSLEVIRQPKTLTPLKAAYELVAEARKLDAQTVEITLKRPIVNALGRLSFKVVPTFALKNPDFLSRDDPFVQNPVGTGPFQLSQLTDEGDVVMEANPSYYKGRPHLDRVILKPFADKNVLTQALLFNSADMVVEVNSRDIAQIQGDKRFNLYPYNALSYAFFGHNYRNPHLAKKEVRQAITFATNRQEMLDSFYSGRGALISGPFAPGSWAYNLDVKPVPFNPARAKELLAQAGYSKTGSDGYLQTDEGKPLQFTLKIPIEKENETVKRVALAFQNYLKQVGIKINLEFREWQAWKQDVFVDHDFDMVIANWAFDDSADISTLFHSGETGAWRNNFVGYSNPEIDAMIVEAKTTLDREKQRTINQRLHALLSDEQPYTFLWTLTNYAAIHKKVRHVELHPFKLFTFADTWYIAKKEQ
- a CDS encoding ABC transporter permease gives rise to the protein MLKRIRRALLREGTRTAVLFLLVTMAMFVLLNLAPGDPVALYVNVQNLSPPEVEAVRHELGLDRSLPVRYGVWLSRLVQGDLGHSLRSGRPVTLELWRTGWRTLLLAGSAMTLTLLFAAVTAYLVAMGRHPLWASGLTALGYVLSGLPVFWLGYLAIYLATTRFHVLPLMMGAGAPPGNWAFFLVPVVVLGLGNGTVSEVTRHLRTHLQGVLGEDYIRTARAKGASLWRHLYKDGFVMPLSSLLANKIPYVLGGAIVVEQVFNWPGMGRLTWQAASDRDYPTLLGVTLLAALIVRTGHIIKEAVQVAVNPQLAD